A single genomic interval of Apteryx mantelli isolate bAptMan1 chromosome 19, bAptMan1.hap1, whole genome shotgun sequence harbors:
- the FBF1 gene encoding fas-binding factor 1, whose product CLSPQAAKSRKGLRDSIDDVLGDLLGYDDETPVKSARASQPAGGSGGRARGTSSLASKKSFLEDDFFSKLPAEDIEAAEGSDVSDADPQAVLQTLKDMDDMEADLLGISKPSSGPGKMTAKGPEKCDPAGGAVKTAEKLLTPEKGESAPAMEKKPLSSPPTSRQYKKFNFEDLDDPLAGLLSDEEQNAPKKPTPSGTENSSAKKLELSKEKELPAPQPSRHAAAPVRRREELTFEDDGDDLMDALGFGDSPKGDPKQGRKGDKDELRPARSKLDELLGRGSAAKALERPGTGERREFKLDTKYQKQPEKEEPGDEEDFVFGAYQPTVASAPEGRPARRQPASRFSAESTSESKPDPRAKPPPPPASRSPARGSRAGGDWLGLKDEDFLDSDPPSPAQASAAGSCPSPTVAGQPDPTSQLPAAEEPAAKPDLPEEDNWLSAALSRKKAQAQAKAQERGAEPSETPGKGLDPRSATSQPAAPAGAPPQAAAPQGTAASEDGSGHPVPRLSAPKKASALPPESRKEDPAGDASALAPAALFPGQQEMPGPAPLAQAAVPRTHLPAAPQPQVGPLALGSLHMKGPGAPAAQFSEDGAGYQAALLSAQARVAELESQVRTLELERTQQKLLLESLQQRHQEDLDLLESAHRSRVKVVEETYGQREERLRQEKEQLAAQLVSQSQAAEQVRAELLARHQQQLAALEQQSMQELQHLQELQRTSVQEMRKDHEEQLQRLKRLKDQEIDAVTSATSHTRSLNGIIEQMEKFSSDLQDLSHRVEATHHTTSQELAMGAQQRDRQLKVLQDRLSQQQRDMEEERSRLQEIIAKMEARLGEQTRLLEQERWRATAEQSKVESLQRSLEEQRRVMTQQLSMERAELERAKSALLEEQKLVMQKCSEERRKLSAEWAEFHTQQQLSKERLERDMDRALQRDSQREGTIMSLAKEQAELKIWASELKAKEEQLARDRELLDQAWQELRLEKEKVNGAALHIRQRVEEIDTMSKLSAQKCEEGERALREARRVESEHQARLRVMQQNLEQLKQQEQHLHQERLSMALQRRQLQQLREELPNTPTLLLTTAQDISTPAKGLSSTLSFPRRNPGGSRDSPGTAGPSELYAKLLLLKHRAQQDRDFLEDEQFFLETLKKASYNTSSLSA is encoded by the exons TGTCTTTCTCCACAGGCTGCAAAATCCAGGAAAGGTTTAAGAG ACTCCATCGATGACGTGCTGGGCGACCTCCTCGGATACGACG ATGAAACCCCAGTTAAATCTGCCAGAGCTTCCCAGCCAGCCGGGGGCAgcggtgggagagccaggggcacCAGCTCCCTGGCCAGCAAGAA GTCCTTCCTGGAGGATGATTTCTTCAGCAAACTCCCTGCCGAGGACATTGAAGCTGCGGAG GGATCCGATGTCTCGGACGCCGACCCGCAGGCTGTGCTGCAAACCCTGAAG GACATGGATGACATGGAAGCGGATCTCCTGGGAATATCAAAACCCAGTTCAGGGCCAGGGAAAATGACTGCGAAAGGCCCCGAGAAATGCGACCCCGCGGGAGGAGCAGTAAAAACTGCAGAGAAGCTGCTAACTCCTGAGAAAG GGGAGTCTGCACCTGCAATGGAAAAGAAGCCACTCTCATCTCCCCCCACTTCCCGGCAGTACAAGAAATTTAACTTTGAAG ATTTAGATGATCCTTTGGCAGGGCTTTTATCTGATGAGGAACAAAATGCTCCCAAGAAGCCAACCCCATCCGGCACTGAAAATAGCTCTGCGAAAAAACTAGAACTGAGCAAAGAGAAAG AGCTGCCGGCACCGCAGCCGTCCCGGCACGCCGCGGCCCCTGTCCGCAGGAGGGAGGAGCTCACGTTTGAGGACGATGGCGATGACCTGATGGACGCGCTGGGATTCGGCGATAGCCCGAAAGGAGACCCAaagcaggggaggaagggagacAA GGACGAGCTCCGTCCAGCCCGCTCCAAGCTGGACGAGTTACTGGGACGGGGCTCCGCGGCCAAAGCCCTGGAGCGGCCAGGCACAGGAGAGCGCAGGGAGTTTAAGCTGGATACGAAATACCAAAAGCAGCCAG AGAAGGAAGAGCCTGGGGACGAGGAGGATTTCGTCTTCGGGGCGTACCAGCCCACGGTGGCCTCGGCGCCCGAGggccggccggcgcggcggcagcccgcGAG CAGGTTTTCGGCCGAGAGCACCAGCGAATCGAAGCCGGACCCACGCGCCAaaccccctcctcctccagccagccggagccccgcgcggggcagcagggctggtggcGACTGGCTGGGCTTGAAAGATGAGGATTTTCTGGATtcggaccctccatctccagcACAGGCCAGTGCCGCGGGGAGCTGCCCGAGCCCCACCGTGGCCGGGCAACCTGACCCCACCAGCCAGCTCCCAGCCGCGGAGGAGCCCGCGGCCAAACCCGACCTGCCGGAAGAGGACAACTGGCTGAGCGCCGCCTTGTCTCGCAAGAAAGCCCAAGCACAGGCAAAGGCGCAGGAGAGAGGTGCTGAGCCCTCGGAGACACCGGGCAAAGGGCTGGATCCCCGCTCGGCCACCAG CCAGCCAGCCGCCCCCGCAGGCGCACCACCGCAGGCAGCCGCTCCGCAGGGCACGGCAGCGAGTGAGGATGGCTCTGG GCACCCCGTTCCCCGGCTCAGCGCCCCAAAAAAAGCCTCAGCTCTCCCACCAGAGTCCAGAAAGGAGGATCCCGCTGGAGACGCCAGCGCCCTGG CTCCTGCAGCCTTATTCCCGGGACAGCAGGAGATGCCAGGTCCTGCCCCACTCGCTCAG GCTGCCGTCCCCAGGACACATCTCCCAGCAGCACCACAGCCGCAG GTTGGGCCACTGGCCCTGGGCTCGCTGCACATGAaggggccgggggctcccgcagccCAGTTCTCCGAGGACGGAGCGGGCTATCAGGCAGCGCTGCTCAGTGCCCAGGCCCGcgtggcagagctggagagccag GTCCGAACACTGGAACTGGAGCGAACGCAGCAGAAACTGTTGCTGGAGAGTCTCCAGCAGCGACACCAGGAGGACTTGGATCTCCTCGAGAGTGCACACAG GAGCCGGGTGAAGGTGGTGGAGGAGACCTATGGGCAGCGGGAAGAGCGGCTGCGGCAGGAAAAGGAGCAGCTGGCAGCACAGCTGGTGTCGCAGAGCCAGGCCGCAGAGCAGGTGCGGGCAGAGCTGCTGGCGcggcaccagcagcagctggcgGCGCTGGAGCAGCAGagcatgcaggagctgcagcacctgcaggagctgcagag GACATCTGTCCAGGAGATGCGCAAAGACCACGAAGAGCAGCTCCAGCGGCTGAAGAGGCTGAAAGACCAGGAGATCGATGCAGTGACCAGCGCCACTTCACACACCAG GTCTCTGAACGGCATCATCGAGCAGATGGAGAAGTTCTCCAGTGACCTGCAGGACCTCTCGCACCGGGTGGAGGCCACACACCACACCACCTCCCAGGAGCTGGCCATGGGGGCCCAGCAGCGTGACAGGCAGCTCAAGG TGCTCCAGGACAGGCTGtcacagcagcagagagacaTGGAGGAAGAGCGGAGCCGACTCCAGGAGATTATCGCCAAAATGGAGGCGAGGCTGGGTGAGCAGACTCGGCTGCTGGAGCAG GAGCGGTGGAGGGCAACGGCAGAGCAATCCAAGGTGGAATCGCTGCAGCGCTCGCTGGAGGAGCAGCGGAGAGTCATGACCCAGCAGCTCTCCATGGAGCGGGCAGAGCTGGAGAGGGCGAAG AGCGCGTTGCTGGAGGAGCAGAAGTTGGTGATGCAGAAGTGCTCGGAGGAGCGCCGGAAGCTGTCAGCCGAGTGGGCCGAGTTTCACACCCAGCAGCAGCTGAGCAAGGAGCGACTGGAGCGTGACATGGACCGGGCCCTGCAAAGGGACTCCCAGAGAGAGGGCACCATCATGAGCCTCGCCAAG gagcaggcagagctgaagaTCTGGGCCAGCGAGCTGAAGGCCAAGGAAGAGCAGCTGGcgagggacagggagctgctgGACCAGGCCTGGCAGGAGCTGAGGCTGGAGAAGGAGAAGGTGAACGGAGCTGCACTGCACATCCGGCAGCGGGTGGAGGAGATCGACACCATGAGCAAG CTCTCAGCCCAGAAGTGCGAGGAAGGGGAGCGAGCGCTGCGGGAGGCCCGCAGGGTAGAGTCTGAGCACCAGGCCAGACTGCGGGTCATGCAGCAGAACCTGGAGCAGctgaagcagcaggagcagcatctgCATCAG GAGCGGCTGAGCATGGCTCTCCAGAGGAGACAGCTCCAGCAGCTACGCGAAGAGCTGCCAAACACCCCCACGCTGCTGCTGACCACAGCCCAGGACATCAGCACCCCTGCCAAGGGCCTCTCCAGCACGCTGT CATTCCCTAGGCGCAACCCAGGCGGTAGCAGGGACAGCCCGGGCACGGCAGGCCCGTCGGAGCTCTACGccaaactgctgctgctgaagcacaGGGCCCAACAG GATCGTGATTTCTTGGAAGATGAGCAGTTCTTCCTGGAGACCCTGAAGAAGGCATCCTACAACACTTCATCTCTGTCAGCCTGA
- the ACOX1 gene encoding peroxisomal acyl-coenzyme A oxidase 1 isoform X3 translates to MAASGPWSQHNWHLRPNRNGTCFVHRGRPEPLDLHLGMFLPTLLTQATPEQQDRFFMPAWNLEIIGTYAQTEMGHGTHLRGLETTATYDPATQEFILNSPTVTSIKWWPGGLGKTSNHAIVLAQLYTQGQCKGLHAFIVPIRQLGTHEPLPGITVGDIGPKFGYDEMDNGYLKMDNFRIPRENMLMKYAQVEPDGTYVKPLNDKLTYGTMVFIRSIIVGDSARSLSRACTIAIRYSAVRHQSELKAGEPEPQILDYQTQQYKLFPLLATAYAFHFVGAYIKDTYRRISGDIIEGDLSELPELHALTAGLKAFTSWTANAGIEECRMACGGHGYSRCSGLPDIYVTFTPSCTYEGENTVMMLQTARFLVKSYTQVSSGQRVTGMVSYLNDLSRQRIQPQHVAARPVTVRINDPISLVEAYKARAARLVEAAAKNLQAELNHRKSKEDAWNRTSVDLVRASEAHCHYVIVKLFTAKLSEISNAAVRAVMTELCLLYALYGISKNTGDFLQAGILTDTQVNQVNQRVKELLAIIRPNAVALVDSFDFHDVHLGSVLGRYDGNVYENMFEWAKKSPLNKTEVHESFHKHLKPMQAKL, encoded by the exons ATGGCTGCCTCTGGTCCGTGGAGTCAACATAATTGGCACCTACGCCCAAACCGAAATGGGACATG CTTTGTTCATCGTGGACGGCCTGAGCCTCTGGACCTTCACCTGGGCATGTTCCTCCCTACCCTTCTCACCCAGGCAACCCCAGAACAGCAGGATCGCTTCTTCATGCCTGCCTGGAACCTGGAGATCATTGGCACTTATGCCCAGACCGAAATGGGCCATG GAACTCATCTTCGGGGCCTAGAAACCACAGCCACGTATGACCCTGCTACCCAGGAATTCATTCTCAATAGCCCCACTGTGACCTCCATTAAGTGGTGGCCAGGCGGAC TCGGAAAGACTTCCAACCATGCCATTGTTCTGGCTCAGCTCTACACTCAGGGCCAGTGCAAGGGGCTGCATGCCTTCATCGTTCCCATACGGCAGCTGGGCACCCATGAACCTTTGCCAG GTATTACAGTGGGTGACATTGGGCCAAAATTTGGCTATGATGAAATGGATAATGGCTACTTGAAAATGGACAACTTCAGAATTCCTCGGGAAAACATGCTGATGAAATATGCTCAG GTTGAACCAGACGGCACTTATGTGAAACCGCTCAATGACAAGCTGACCTATGGGACCATGGTGTTCATCCGATCCATCATTGTAGGAGATTCAGCTCGCTCCCTATCCCGGGCTTGTACTATTGCTATTCGCTATAGTGCAGTGAGACACCAGTCTGAGCTAAAGGCAGG GGAACCAGAACCTCAGATCTTGGATTATCAGACCCAACAATACAAACTCTTTCCTCTGCTGGCAACAGCATATGCTTTTCACTTTGTGGGAGCCTACATAAAAGACACCTATCGTCGTATTAGTGGAGACATCATTGAAGGGGATCTGAGTGAGCTGCCAGAG CTCCATGCGCTGACAGCAGGGCTGAAGGCATTCACTTCCTGGACTGCCAATGCTGGAATTGAGGAATGTCGAATGGCATGTGGTGGCCATGGCTATTCCCGCTGCAGTGGCCTTCCTGATATCTATGTCACCTTCACCCCATCCTGCACCTACGAGGGAGAAAACACAGTCATGATGCTGCAGACAGCTAG GTTCCTTGTCAAAAGCTACACGCAAGTTAGTTCTGGTCAGCGGGTTACTGGCATGGTGTCCTACCTTAACGATCTCTCCAGGCAACGCATTCAGCCACAGCATGTGGCCGCTAGGCCTGTGACTGTGCGTATCAATGATCCGATCAGTTTGGTGGAAGCCTACAAAGCACGTGCTGCCCG GcttgtagaagctgcagcaaagaACTTGCAAGCTGAGCTGAACCACAGAAAGAGCAAAGAGGATGCCTGGAACAGGACTTCTGTTGATCTTGTGCGAGCATCTGAG GCACACTGTCACTATGTGATAGTGAAGCTCTTCACAGCAAAGCTCTCGGAGATCAGTAATGCAGCTGTCCGTGCTGTCATGACTGAGCTGTGCCTCTTGTATGCGCTCTATGGAATCAGTAAGAACACAGGGGATTTTCTGCAG gcGGGTATTTTGACAGATACCCAAGTTAATCAAGTGAACCAGCGTGTGAAGGAGCTCTTGGCTATAATCCGTCCCAACGCGGTAGCACTGGTGGATTCCTTTGATTTTCATGACGTTCATCTTGGGTCTGTGCTTGGCCGGTATGATGGCAATGTTTATGAGAACATGTTTGAGTGGGCAAAGAAATCCCCATTGAACAAAACGGAG GTTCATGAGTCTTTCCACAAACACCTGAAGCCGATGCAAGCCAAGCTGTGA
- the MRPL38 gene encoding large ribosomal subunit protein mL38 codes for MAAPMLSAALYGVRSGRAFGTAAALCKRAAPLGPMPNEDIDVSNLEALAKYRSFTRYFRLAEKESRKPRWWKTYQQYTTPEPEPKIDISLPRDKPLRMKELKERKKILRQNRQNAEMERAARLRTVLIPLDEVRAEWEKTSGPLHKQRMAEHYGIFRDLFKGATFTPRVILRVGYSQEDEHVVPVYHGNMVTPSEASSPPEVSYEADKGSLWTLLLTNPDGHLRDTDSEYLHWLVTNIPGNDIKSGKEICHYFPPFPARGTGYHRFIFLLFKQDCPIDFSEDVRPVPCHSLKMRTFRTFDFYEKHQDHMTAAGLAFFQCQWDSSVTQVFHQLLNMKEPVFEFVRPPVYHPPQEKFPRQQPLRYLDRYRDTKEPTYGIY; via the exons ATGGCGGCGCCCATGCTGAGCGCGGCGCTGTACGGCGTACGGAGCGGGCGAGCCTTCGGCACCGCCG CCGCGCTCTGCAAGCGGGCAGCGCCTCTGGGGCCGATGCCTAACGAAGACATAGACGTCAGCAACCTGGAAGCGCTGGCAAAATATCGCAGCTTCACTCGCTACTTCAGGCTGGCTGAAAAGGAGAGCAGAAAGCCTCGGTGGTGGAAGACGTACCAGCAATACACTACCCCAGAGCCAG AGCCAAAGATTGACATCAGCCTGCCACGTGATAAACCGCTGCGGATGAAGGaactcaaggaaagaaaaaagatcctGCGACAGAACCGCCAGAATGCCGAGATGGAAAGAGCAGCACGGCTCCGAACAG tgctgATCCCCCTCGATGAAGTCAGAGCTGAGTGGGAGAAGACCAGCGGCCCACTCCACAAGCAGCGCATGGCAGAGCACTATGGGATATTTCGTGACTTGTTCAAGGGGGCCACGTTCACTCCCAGGGTTATCCTGAGGGTGGGATATAGCCAGGAAGATGAGCATGTTGTGCCAGTCTACCACGGGAACATGGTGACTCCATCAGAG GCTTCCAGTCCCCCTGAAGTGTCATATGAGGCAGATAAAGGGTCCCTGTGGACTCTGTTACTCACAAATCCAG ATGGACATTTAAGAGACACCGATTCGGAGTACCTCCACTGGCTGGT GACAAACATCCCAGGCAATGACATCAAGTCGGGAAAGGAGATTTGCCAttactttccccctttccctgctAGAGGAACTGGTTACCATCgtttcatcttcctcctcttcaagCAAGACTGCCCGATAGATTTCAGTGAGGATGTTCGACCAGTGCCATG CCACAGTCTCAAGATGAGAACCTTTAGGACGTTTGACTTCTACGAGAAGCACCAGGACCACATGACCGCAGCAGGGCTGGCATTTTTCCAGTGTCAGTGGGACAGCTCCGTCACTCAAGTCTTTCATCAGCTTCTCA ATATGAAGGAGCCTGTGTTTGAATTTGTGCGGCCGCCCGTATACCATCCTCCACAGGAAAAGTTCCCACGCCAACAGCCTCTGAGGTACCTGGACAGATACCGAGATACTAAGGAGCCCACCTACGGCATTTACTAG